In one Colletotrichum destructivum chromosome 2, complete sequence genomic region, the following are encoded:
- a CDS encoding Putative WH2 domain-containing protein, translated as MPPPPPPPPPPMPAMGGPPPPPPPPGGPPGAGALPARPPGGANRGALLTDITKGKALRKAVTNDRSAPIVGQSSGGPGGPPVGGAPPIPGLGGLPKPPGGLAPPVPGNRARSNSDQSGRESTPAPPMEAAPQLGGLFAGGMPKLRKTRGAVDTGASADSSYLSDPESNVRSSSAPKPPTFGAPKPPGGAAPAPPGRPPLPPPTAAPALPPSIANLRKTTSDVPRPGSSASMKGPPPPIGKKPPPLPASRKPSSTPSSHPPPVPGAPAPGAPPPPPPSNAPAPPPPAPPSAPPSAPPSAPPPPPAAAAPRAPAPSPPSRSPAPPPPPPASNGSSPLAMQAALRAAGQASPGAAPPPPPSNAPSPPAAAPPPPAAPPSRARAGSGLRSSMLDPSAFTLAPNGAKSPSPTRSNTTASLHAGGGGGGGGGQRYIVQDPRWKFQDEAMLPKPRDFVGGPRRYRAGRGSSVPLDLSAL; from the exons ATgccccctccaccgccgccgccgccgcctccgatGCCTGCGATGGGTggccctccgccgccacctcctccgccaggaGGTCCTCCGGGAGCTGGCGCTCTGCCTGCTAGACCGCCTGGAGGGGCGAACAGA GGAGCTCTTCTCACCGATATCACCAAAGGCAAGGCCCTCAGGAAAGCCGTTACGAACGATAGGTCCGCCCCGATAGTTGGACAGTCATCCGGCGGCCCAGGGGGCCCGCCTGTAGGAGGCGCACCACCAATTCCAGGCTTGGGAGGTCTACCCAAACCTCCCGGTGGATTGGCCCCTCCGGTGCCGGGAAATCGAGCTAGAAGCAACAGTGACCAGAGCGGAAGGGAAAGCACACCTGCGCCGCCGATGGAGGCGGCACCACAGCTTGGTGGTCTGTTTGCTGGCGGCATGCCAAAGCTACGCAAAACTCGTGGAGCTGTCGACACGGGCGCTTCTGCGGACTCTTCGTACCTCTCGGATCCTGAGAGCAACGTGCgatcatcctcggcgccgaagccaCCGACTTTCGGGGCGCCAAAGCCTCCAGGAGgtgcggcgccggcccctCCGGGAAGACCGCCTCTACCTCCCCCCACCGCTGCCCCGGCACTACCGCCATCGATCGCCAACCTGCGCAAGACGACGAGCGATGTACCCAGACCGGGCTCGTCAGCATCGATGAAAGGACCCCCGCCTCCCATCGGCAAGAAGCCTCCACCACTGCCTGCATCCCGGAAGCCTTCTTCCACGCCCTCCAGCCATCCACCCCCAGTACCAGGTGCACCAGCTCCTGgagcccctcctcctcctcctccgtcaaATGCTCCagcacctcctccgcccgcGCCCCCCTCGGCACCCCCATCAGCAcccccctcggcgccgccgcccccccctgccgctgctgcaccTCGAGCTCCAGCGCCGTCACCACCCTCACGATCCCCAgcacctccgccgcctccaccagCATCGAATGGGTCTTCACCGCTGGCAATGCAAGCTGCCCTGCGAGCAGCCGGGCAAGCATCTCCCGGTGCTGCTCCCCCGCCACCTCCTTCAAACGCACCATCACCCCCCGCTGCTGCACCCCCCCCGCCAGCCGCTCCCCCTTCAAGGGCCCGCGCCGGTTCCGGCCTTCGTTCGTCCATGCTGGACCCAAGTGCTTTCACTCTGGCTCCCAACGGTGCAAAGAGCCCTAGTCCTACACGATCTAACACGACGGCCAGTCTGCACGccggtggaggaggcggcggcggaggtggtcAACGGTACATTGTTCAAGATCCACGGTGGAAGTTTCAAGACGAGGCTATGCTACCAAAGCCAAGGGATTTCGTCGGCGGTCCTCGACGCTACAGGGCTGGCAGAGGTAGCAGTGTTCCCCTTGACTTGAGCGCTCTGTGA